In one window of Gossypium hirsutum isolate 1008001.06 chromosome A01, Gossypium_hirsutum_v2.1, whole genome shotgun sequence DNA:
- the LOC107917697 gene encoding serine carboxypeptidase-like 44, producing the protein MISQKMYHKILKQCNETNDDNYSNDSPEWSESCEHAMNKALTTAFNVSSVLEANKMRFDIVRNPCKGKIEDLIAGKEVTMVVSGIDMCIPNRIYFYFGMPEVQQAFHENRTNLGYKYSGCFQNSGLNYSIADKHVDMLPTLTKILEHSVPITIFSGEDDGAVPMIGTLRHVKKLASEMNFTLTKDEAWNNENKEGGWLYKFGDLLTFMSVKGANHHVPLSKPSQSLYIFKNHLVEQSD; encoded by the exons ATGATTTCTCAAAAAATGTACCATAAAATCTTGAAGCAATGCAACGAAACAAATGATGACAACTATTCCAACGATTCCCCAGAATGGTCTGAATCATGCGAACATGCAATGAATAAAGCCCTAACGACTGCTTTTAACGTAAGTTCAGTTCTAGAAGCTAATAAAATGCGATTTGACATCGTTCGTAACCCGTGTAAAGGAAAAATTGAAGATCTAATCGCGGGAAAAGAG GTTACCATGGTTGTTAGTGGAATAGATATGTGCATTCCTAATAGAATATATTTCTATTTTGGGATGCCGGAAGTTCAACAAGCTTTTCATGAAAATCGAACCAACTTGGGGTATAAATACTCGGGATGCTTCCA GAATAGTGGTCTCAATTACAGCATAGCTGACAAACATGTTGATATGCTTCCGACCTTGACGAAAATTCTCGAACATTCGGTTCCTATTACCATATTCAG TGGAGAAGATGATGGAGCAGTGCCTATGATTGGAACCTTACGACATGTTAAAAAGTTAGCCAGCGAAATGAACTTTACTTTGACCAAAGATGAAGCTTGGAATAATGAAAACAAG GAAGGAGGATGGCTGTACAAGTTCGGAGATTTGTTGACTTTCATGTCTGTGAAAGGAGCAAATCATCATGTGCCATTGTCTAAACCATCTCAATCTTTATATATCTTCAAAAATCATTTAGTTGAGCAATCAGATTAA
- the LOC107917232 gene encoding serine carboxypeptidase-like 44: MGVEAFFNIIYTFIFGGIIGYHLSDQIGTLPGQPNVNFRQFSGYIDVDPNAGRRPGCSSVGDSFVGIGPFTTTNNARGLKRNPYAWTKVSNMLFIDSPIGSGWSYSNTNSDYQAGDVSTNDDLVVFILKWFQKYPIFKFRDLYLGGTSYAGHFVPNLANTLLQCNTESKSLRFNVKGVLGDPLLRYKLDILAEYELYASKGMVPKKLYKQILKHFNGIDEDNYYDNPTIWSEAFQQAMNKVEMIAFNVSSVVEAKQRQFDLFRTPCDGKFEDLYSGKEVTKIMDEVDMCIPLRTDFYFTLPEVQKAFHGNRTTLSYQYAGCFEKSGLNYSLADKHIDMLSTLKQILEQSVPITIFSGEDDGTVPMIGTLRRLKKLANDMNFNLTKNEAWNHKNKEGGWLYKFGDSLTFMSVKGANHHVPLSKPSQALYIFTNHVIDPSN; encoded by the exons ATGGGAGTCGAGGCATTCTTTAATATCATTTATACTTTCATATTCGGTGGTATTATAGGATACCATCTGTCTGATCAAATAGGAACATTGCCAGGACAACCTAATGTTAATTTCAGGCAATTTTCTGGGTATATCGATGTTGATCCAAATGCTGGCAGAA GACCAGGATGTAGTTCAGTTGGAGATAGCTTTGTTGGTATTGGTCCTTTCACTACTACAAACAATGCTCGTGGCCTCAAGAGAAATCCATATGCATGGACCAAAG TGTCAAATATGTTGTTTATCGATTCACCAATTGGATCTGGATGGTCATATTCAAACACAAATAGTGATTATCAAGCTGGAGATGTTAGCACAA ATGATGACTTGGTTGTATTCATACTGAAGTGGTTCCAAAAGTATCCGATTTTCAAGTTTAGAGACTTATATCTTGGTGGAACAAGCTATGCGG GACACTTCGTACCTAATTTGGCTAACACTTTACTTCAATGCAACACTGAATCAAAGAGTTTGAGGTTTAATGTTAAAGGAGTG TTGGGCGACCCCCTTCTTCGGTATAAGCTAGACATTCTTGCAGAATATGAATTGTATGCGTCGAAAGGAATGGTTCCTAAAAAATTGTACAAACAgatcctgaaacatttcaatggAATCGATGAAGACAACTATTACGATAATCCCACAATATGGTCCGAAGCATTCCAACAGGCCATGAATAAGGTCGAAATGATTGCTTTTAACGTAAGTTCAGTTGTAGAAGCTAAGCAAAGGCAATTTGATCTTTTTCGAACACCATGTGATGGAAAATTTGAAGATCTATACTCTGGAAAAGAG GTTACCAAGATTATGGATGAAGTAGATATGTGCATTCCTTTAAGGACAGATTTCTATTTCACCCTTCCTGAAGTTCAAAAAGCTTTCCATGGAAATCGAACCACCTTGAGCTATCAATATGCGGGATGCTTCGA GAAAAGTGGTCTCAATTACAGCTTAGCTGACAAACATATTGACATGCTTTCGACATTGAAGCAAATTCTCGAGCAATCCGTTCCTATTACCATATTCAG TGGAGAAGATGATGGAACAGTGCCTATGATTGGAACCTTAAGACGTCTTAAAAAGTTAGCCAAcgatatgaactttaatttgaccAAAAATGAAGCTTGGAATCATAAAAACAAG GAAGGAGGGTGGCTGTACAAGTTCGGAGATTCATTGACTTTCATGTCTGTAAAAGGAGCAAATCATCATGTGCCATTGTCTAAACCATCTCAAGCTTTATATATCTTCACAAATCATGTAATTGATCCATCAAATTAA
- the LOC107917001 gene encoding protein DETOXIFICATION 19, whose product MSSKESYFESAESLLSEVNHHDDDDDQPRKRVLDMEEAKNQMVFSLPMIVSSVSFLSITMVSVMFAGHLGELQLAAATLANSWATVTGLAFMTGLSGALETLCGQGFGAKLYKTLGIYLQSSCIISCFFSIIISILWFYTEPILILLQQDAQISATAALYVKYLIPGLFAYGFVQNILRFLQTQSILMPLVWFSVLPMGIHLGIAYALVYCTDMGFKGALLAASISLWISFLLLSVYVFFAEEFKQTWDGLSFESFRHVPTNLKLALPSAAMVCLEYWAFELLVLLAGLMPNSEVNTSLIAMCVNTEAIAYMITYGLSAAASTRVSNELGAGHPIRAKNAMGVTLRLSILLALAVVLALAFGHNIWAAFFSNSPSIINQFASMTPLLLISITIDSFQGVLSGVARGSGWQLLAMWVNMGTFYFIGMPIACLLGFKFKLYAKGLWIGLICGLSCQAGALLLITLSRKWIKIEISEDVDRETRIFV is encoded by the exons ATGTCATCAAAGGAAAGTTATTTCGAGTCAGCTGAATCCCTCTTGTCGGAGGTTAATCACCATGACGACGATGATGATCAACCGCGGAAGCGTGTTTTGGACATGGAAGAGGCTAAGAACCAAATGGTGTTCTCGCTTCCCATGATTGTTTCTAGTGTTTCGTTCTTGTCCATAACTATGGTCTCAGTCATGTTCGCCGGTCACCTTGGGGAGCTTCAGCTTGCTGCTGCTACGCTTGCTAATTCTTGGGCCACCGTCACTGGCTTGGCTTTCATG ACGGGGCTAAGTGGAGCTCTAGAAACACTTTGCGGCCAAGGATTTGGTGCAAAACTTTACAAAACGTTAGGAATTTATCTCCAATCATCCTGCATAATCTCTTGCTTTTTTTCGATCATCATATCGATCTTATGGTTCTACACCGAGCCAATCCTTATTTTGCTTCAACAAGATGCCCAGATTTCAGCGACCGCTGCACTCTACGTTAAGTACCTCATCCCGGGTTTATTCGCGTACGGTTTCGTTCAAAACATTCTCAGGTTTCTTCAGACCCAAAGCATTTTGATGCCGCTGGTTTGGTTCTCGGTCCTTCCGATGGGCATTCATTTGGGCATTGCCTACGCTTTGGTCTATTGCACTGATATGGGTTTCAAAGGAGCTCTGTTGGCGGCTTCGATTTCGCTGTGGATTTCGTTCCTTTTGTTATCGGTTTATGTGTTTTTCGCTGAGGAATTTAAGCAAACATGGGATGGATTATCGTTCGAATCGTTTCGTCACGTTCCTACAAACTTGAAGTTGGCCCTCCCTTCTGCAGCAATGGTTTG TTTGGAATACTGGGCTTTCGAGCTTCTTGTGCTGCTTGCAGGGCTGATGCCTAATTCGGAAGTAAATACCTCATTGATTGCTATGTG tgTGAATACAGAAGCAATTGCCTACATGATTACTTATGGCCTTAGTGCTGCAGCAAG CACAAGAGTTTCAAATGAACTAGGAGCTGGGCATCCAATTCGGGCGAAGAACGCCATGGGTGTCACCCTCAGGCTTTCAATCCTTCTAGCACTTGCAGTTGTCCTCGCTTTGGCATTTGGTCATAACATTTGGGCTGCTTTCTTTAGTAACAGCCCTTCAATTATAAACCAGTTTGCGTCAATGACACCCCTTCTTTTGATCTCCATAACAATCGATTCCTTTCAAGGCGTCTTATCAG GAGTGGCTAGAGGAAGTGGTTGGCAGCTATTGGCGATGTGGGTTAACATGGGGACTTTCTATTTCATTGGAATGCCAATTGCATGCCTCCTTGGATTTAAGTTCAAGCTTTATGCTAAG GGTTTGTGGATTGGCTTAATATGTGGTCTGTCCTGCCAAGCTGGTGCGCTCCTCCTTATAACTTTGAGTAGAAAATGGATTAAAATTGAGATTTCAGAAGATGTGGATAGGGAAACCAGAATTTTTGTTTAA